From the genome of Cuculus canorus isolate bCucCan1 chromosome 13, bCucCan1.pri, whole genome shotgun sequence:
CTCTTCACCGCTTGCATCGTCATCCTAGGACCCAGGACTGCCTGCCTTCAACTTCAAGGTTAGGGGAGCCATGGTCCTCATGGACCTTGAAAAAGGGATTAAGTTAAGGGATTTTGCTCTTCCTCAGACATCCCCGAGGATGATCCTCCTGTCAGCCCACACCAATCCCTGGAGCAGTCAGGATTTGCTACGTTTAGAAGAGATTGCACAAGGAGAATCTTGAGCCTTAGAGGGCTCAGAGGGCTTCTGCCTCCTTCACTGCCTTGTTGAGTCTCTCTGTGATGAGGGTGAGGTCCTTCCCCTTATCCAGTTTGATGTAGATATCTGTCCTGATGGTGTGGATTCCTACCCAgtcaggcagcagctctgcaaagagGCGCAAGTGTTTCTCCATCTCACCTGCAAAGAAAGGCAGCTGTTGGGTCAGAGCTcagctccttcctcctgccaAGAACCCTCCCGCACCGGTGAGACCATCCCTGCTTTCCTACCAGGAGGCATCTGTACATCGTAGCTATCAGACATGCGTGCACAAGCCACCTCCATAGTCAGTGCCTGCTTCTTCTCGGCCACGAAGACATTGCGCAGGATGCGGGCCATGGCCGGCAGCCGTCCCAGCATGGTGAGCCGCTCCTCCTGCCGTGGATCTCGCGTCATCAGCGCCTGCAGCTTCTGAGCCTCCTTCGCCCGGATCTTGGGGAGCAGAGAAGATGGGTGAGACACAGGCAAGTTTCTCCCAGCACCAGCATCACAGCCAGGATTGAATTACTCACCCTGTCGAGCAGAGCCTGGGACACCCCCTTCAAAGCACTGGAGGTGCTGGCAGGAGACGGTGCTTTGGAAACCACTGGTTCCCCCGCACCGGCTTCAGCGCTTCTTAAGGCCAGGTTGGCGAGAGCTTTTTCCATCTACTCATatggaagaaggaggaggagttgGGTTACAGCTGGGAGCAACTCAtcctggaggaaggaaaagtttCCCCTCCACCGCCCCCGCCCCaaccctgcagcccagcactcCCACCCCAGTGTCTGACCCATCCCTGCCTGTACAAGGACAGCTTGGGGTGCTTCgtctcccctcccagccctaAAGTCACTACTGATGGCTCCTCTAGCCTGAAACCAGTGCTACACTACAACCTGCAGCATCACAGCCAGGCTTGTGTCCCCACCTGCCTACGTCTTACAGTGCTCAGAGTCCTGTGGCACCAAAATGATCCTCTTCCCGACCCCCATCTGAAACACCTTTCCACAGAGACTGCAAGTTTTTAGGTCTGCAAGCCACAGATGGAGCCAGACTCCAGTCCTGACTCACCTTGGGGGTGAGCATCCCCCGAGCGCTGCTCAGCACCTCCTGAGCCGTGCTGGGCCTGTCTTCCTGGGGTGGCTGCGGCAGCTCTGCCGGGCTGACGTCTGGCACCTCATCCACATTGAAGCGGGGATGCCAACGGGTCAGCTTCTCCTCTGGCACCACCATAGGAGGGTTGAGGGCAGCCAGGAATGCCTGGAGAGGGGTAAAAGCTGTATCATGGTACCTGCAGGCCACGTATGGAGGAACCATCCGTTGCCCTGCACTCCCAGCACAGCTTGGCAACACATGGCAGCTGCCCTGGGGGAAAATTCTGAGCCAGGAGAGATTCCAGCTGCCACCCTCCCGCCATGCCTGCCCGCCAAAAGCATCCCACAGCAACCAGCAACGTCTTTCAGCCTGGATGCCAGCCCGCTCCTTTCACCCGCTTCTCTGGATCGCGAACCCAGACCCCAAAAGCAGAGGGTGCCAAGGTGCCTCACCTTGTGGTGCTGCTTGACGATGTTCACCAGGTTGCGGTTGAACTCCTTCCTGCGCTGCAGCAAGCGCGACGCTGACAAGTGCGGGCGGCCATCCACTTTCTCCTCTGCAAGGAGAGACATGAGCATCACCTACAACATCACTGCAACGCCGCAACAGGGATCAAACCTCAAAAGCATCAGGAGGGACAGGATCAGAGCCCCACTGTGGGGCCGAGTTGCTGCCAGAATTGCTGCCCTATCGTCCCCTCACTCGCCCCAAGTGTTTTCCACAACACACTCAGGCCCTCACGCATCAGATGATTACTTAATGGACCAAGCAGAGAACATCCCTGGGGATTTGGTGATCCCAGCCAGGACCAAACACACCCCAACTCCTGGGGGCCCCTCCAAGCCACACATACCTTCCCCCAGCACCGGCTCTAGCGTGAGTTGGTAGTCAGTCTTCTTCATGCCGTTGCCAAAGGTGGGGATGTTCTTTTCTTGGCGCAGCCTGTACGAGGTGGGGTACACGGCCTTGATCTGCCCCATGTGGTGCTCCTCAAACTGCCTGCAACAGCACCCAAGAGGTTGGGAAAACCAAGGGCTGATACCAGGGCATCGGCCCCAATAGCTTCagctgggaccccaaaatagcCACTGCCAACTTACCTGCGCATCATGTCCTGCACGCCCTGCTTGACCTTTGCAAAGGTGATGGTCTCAGAACGGTTGAAGAGCATCCCAGCGATGGTGTCCACGCTGCGGAATATTTCTGCCAGCACCCTGAACTTGTAGGGCAGCGTAAGCCCCGGGGGAAGGTCCTGTGCGAGGGTGTGGAACCGCTGGTACGCAGGGGACTTCTCACtgctggggaagaagaggggtCAGGGTCTCCTGCACACAACAGCCACCAAGCATGGTGAACACCACGCTGGAAGAGCCCCACTGCCCACAGGGCTCACCTCAGAGCCCAGAAGCTACATGCCCACCCTGTTTAGGGAAGACCTTCTCTAAGCAAGCTGTGCTAGGACCTGGGTCACATCATCCACCTTCCATGTTCTGGGGACATGGATGCCACAGCCCCAATGGCAGAGGCAGAGCGGCTCGGACCACATTTGAGTTTTACTTTGCTCCCAGAGGGTCCTCACGCCCTCTCACGGAGGAGGGAAGACCCttgcagaacagagcagcagaacaggGACAGCAGTCACTGGGACACCCAGCTTTCCCATCAAAGCTGCTCCTCACCCGGCTTCTGCCGCAGGAGCTGCCAGCCCGGTGTCCCCGGATGGCTGTGCTGCCAGCGTggctcttctttcctctttcttcttgcGGATCCGCAGCTCCAGTTGTCGCACTTTCTCCAGGTGGCTCCGCAGTTGGGTGCTGGCCGCGGCAGGGACAGGTGGCAGCTGGGCCAGCGCCTTCACCTTCTGCAGGCGGCACTGCAGCGCAGCCATGTCCTCCTGGGTGGGGAAGGGGCACACGCTCAGAGCAGGGCTAACGCAACAACCGGAAACACAAAACATGAGAGCAGAAAGCCAGGCTCATCCCTTACCCGCTGCAGGCGCCTGGGTGTTCCGGGGGACgctgtgccaggctgtgccccctgctcctgcccctggCTGGGGGAGCGGGTGGCACTGGACGGAGGGGGCACTGCCAGGTTCAGCGTGGGCGGTGTTGGCGgccgagctggggctggaggcGACAGGCTGGTGGTCTGCAAGAGAGCAGAGGAGCAttagaggctgcccagggacaggGGAACCCACCCACCGGGCCCCCCACCCCGTCCTCtccccatagaatcatagaatcaccaggctggaaaggacacactggatcatggagtccaaccatagcTTTGTGCTTTGGGGAGCCACAGGGAGGCGGCACTAGGGCACGAGGGGCAAGGAGCAAGCCCTGAttgggggggaggagaggggaagccAGCATCAGATGGGGGACAAATCTGGGGGGAGCTGTACCGGGGAAAGGGGTTGAACCCTTAGGGGAGGGCTGCATCAGAAAAATGGGGGAGGGTCTGCATCAGGATGAGCCCTAGGGGTATCCGCATTGGGGATGGGGGTCAAGCCCCCAAGGGGCTGCTCCGGAGCCTAATCCCCCGGTTTTACACCTCCCCCCCTCGGTAGCTGCCCTACCGCCGCCGGCGGCCCCGGCTCTTCGCCCCGGTCCATCTCCAGCCTCCTCCGCGCCGCCTTCCCGGGCCGGTTCCCCGGCGGCAGCTCCGCTTCCATCTCGGCGCGGCCCCGCTTCTTGCCCGCGCGGCCCCGCGGCCCCGGGCAGCCCCCGTGGGACGGGGTGCGCGGCGAGGCGGGCAGCGGGGGCACAGCGGggcccccctcctcctcctcctcccgggGCACCGGGGGACTGGCGGGGGCGGCCTTCAGCCGGCGGGCACCGCGCTTGGCCGGCGCTCCGGGTGCCGCTTTCGTGCGGCCAAAATAGTCGGTGACGCGGAGCTGGGACATGGCGGGGACGGAACCGGTGGCGGTCGTGGCGGTCCTGGTGGTCCCGGTACGGGTCCCGGTACGGGTCCCGGTGGTCTCGCTTGTCCCAGCAGCCGATGGTGGCCCCAGTAGCGGTCCCGGTGGTTCCGGTTGTCCCTGCAGCCGGCGGTGGCCCCGGTGGTCCCGGCACACCGACACGTGCAACCCCCGCGCAGCGCGCCAAAGGCAGCGGTCTTGGCGGGAACCCGCGCGCCCGAAGCCCCGCCCACCGCGCGCCGAGCCGGGTCACGTGGGGCGGAATTGGCGCCACGAGCGCTTAAAGGCGCCGCACCTCCCCCGAGCGGAGCAGCACGTGGGGGCCGAGAGGGACTATGGGGGGGCAGAGCTGCGCAGGAGGGGGTCTCTCTGCTCGGGTCAGGGACCCGCGGGTGTCCCCGCcggctgcagggatggaggattCTCGGCCCTCGGCTGGCGCTTGCAAGCTGAGCACCCAGAGCCGGGCAAACAGCGCCGGGGATGGGGCTCGCCCTGGCCGGCCCCTGGCTAGCGGGCACCCCTCTTATCTCCTCTCCCCAGTGCGTTTGGGGACACGAAGCTGCTTGTTTCCAGCTCCTGTGGGGCTGAGCCCTGCCCGGTCATAGGATCGTagatcactaggttggaaaagacgtttgaGATCAAGCCCAGCTGTGCTGTCCACTGtcaaaccatagaatcatagaatggtttgggttggaagggaccttaaagatcatccagttccaaccccgctgccatgggcggggacacctcccactgcatcaggggctccaagccccatccaacctggcctggaacgcCTCCACTTTGATCACTACAAGGACTAAGGGCAATTCAAGATATTTCCTCAAGGAAAAGACATGGAAGACAGATTTGTAGAACACGCAGAGGGCAAAAGCCACCACGGCTGTGGGAAGAGCAAGGCCAAGGCATCCTTTACATAATAAGCCTTCTTAAAGAACGGTATAAGCTTAACTTGCGCTATGCAGCACTACAAAAGGCATCCTGGTGACAGCTTTTTCCCTTTGCATACCATGTAAGAGAATTTTCTGTGTAAATAAAGGTCGGTAAATGCTTTCGAATATGCCAGCAAACAGTAAAAATCAGGAGAAGTGGAATATcctgtccctaagcacctcgtctacccatcttttaaacccctccggggatggggactccaccacctccctgggcagtaTCTGCcggtgcctgagaacccttttggtgaagaagctttttctaatgtccaatctgaaccagCTCCGGCACAGCTTAAGGACAACAGTCCCAGCAAGAGCTCTGTCACTGCTGCCTTCCCCCCTCTTCTGGGCTTCCAAGCAGTGGCCATCGCTCTGGTTAGGGAGAGCTGTGGAGCTCCAGGGACCCTCATGGCATCCCTGGTTAGGGACAGCTGTGGGGCTCCAGGGACCCCTATGGCATCCCTGGTTAGGGACAGCTGTGGGGCTCCAGGGACCCCTATGGCATCCCTGGTTAGGGACAGCTGTGGAGCTCCAGGGACCCTCATGGCATCCCTGGTTAGGGACAGCTGTGGGGCTCCAGGGACCCCTACGGCATCCCTGGTTAGGGACAGCTGTGGGGCTCCAGGGACCCCTACGGCATCCCTGGTTAGGGACAGCTGTGGGGCTCCAAGGACCCCTACGGCATCCCCGTGCCCCGCAGTGTGCAGCGTGCTAATGGCACTGCCCGGATGCGGGAGAAGCTTGCTCGCCCATAAAACACCTCTCCAGGCACTCAGGCCGTGCCTGCAGCACATTACGGGGCCATGCTGTTCTCCAGCATCTCTCTTAAAGCCTGAGTGAGGCTGGCAAAGTGGAGCAGGGCCACTCAGGGCCGGATTCGGCCGCGCAAGGCAGGGCTCTGGGGTGCCGTTCTCTGTGCCCATTTACTCCCACAGCCTCCATCCTCAGCTCGGTTGCCGGCTGCGGTGCAGCGGGTGCTCggagctgggctgggagtgAGATGCCAGCGTGGATGCCATGCACCACCCTTTCCTGGATCCGTTCCGGATGGGGGGGATGCAGCCTGTGGTTTTTGCAGTGATAATTTCCATTCCTGGGTCTCACAGATGTAGCGTTAGTTCAGACGCTCCTGGTTTCAATGTTCACAGAAtagtagaatagtttgggtcggaaggaacattaaagatcatccagttccaacccccttgccatgggcagggacatcccactggatcaggctgcccatccaacctggccttgaacacctccagggatggggcagccacgacttctctgggcagcctgtgccagtgtctcaccactctcatggtgaagaaattcttccctatgtctagattaaatctgcccctctccagttcatacccgttgccccttgtcctatcactacaagcctttgcgaCACTGATAAGTGACTTCCATGAGCAATTCCCTCTGGCTCCCAGCAATGTGGATCAATGCAACAGACACAGAAGGGCTAAGTCCTTACTCCGAGGGCGCTCTGGGACAGTTTGGGTGTTCGAAGCCCACCCCAGCTCCCACGAGGCGCTGTGTCCAACAAAACTCATCTGGACACACAGGTTTGGGGCCCTCGGGGCCGTCCTGCCCACATTTCACGGActgtgccatgggcagtggGGTCTGGGTGGCTCTGGTTTCTGTGGCACATCTGGGATGGGGGAAAGAGCCCCGAGAGCACTGAAGGGAGCCCAGGGAAGAGAGCAGAGCCTGCTGAGGTGGGGAGCAGGCGGGCAGCGTGCCAGCTGGATGCCACTTTATTATGtgtgttcagaaaacaaatgctggGAAGCCATGGAATGTGGAGAATTTCATGGGCCGATGGTTCCTGTTAGGGGCTGGCGGTTACCGGCACTGCTGGGGTGCTGCCCGCTGCCCCACGGCCGACGGTGATGGATGCTGTCCTTGCTGCCACCTGTGCCCAGCGCCTTCCCAGCTCCGGCTCTGGCAGTGAGTGTGGCACCCGGCTCGGGGGTGTGTGACTGTGCCCATCTCTGGGATGTGTGACTGTGCCCATCTCTGGGGTGTGTGACCGTGTGCCCATCTCTGGGGTGTGTGACTGTGCCCATCTCTGGGATATGCGACTGTACCCATCTGTGGGGTGTGTGACTGTGCCCATCTCTGGGATATGTGACTGTGCCCATCTGTGGGGTGTGTGACTGTGCCCATCTCTGGGATATGTGACTGTGCCCGTCTGTGGGGTGTGTGACTGTGCCCATCTCTGGGATATGCGACTGTACCCATCTCTGGGTGCATGACTGTGCCCATCTCTGGGATATGCGACTGTACCCATCTCTGGGTGTGTGACTGTGCCCATCTCTTGGATATGTGACCGTGTTCCCAGCTCTGGAGTGTCTGACTGTGTACCCAGCTCCCAGGATATGTGATCATGTACCCTGCTCCTGACGCAGTTGACCATGTCCCCAGTTCCTGGGACGTGTGACCCAGCTCCTGGGGTGCACAATTGCATATCCAGCCCCCCCCTCACCTGGGCACTCAGCTCCGCGGGTGCGTGGCCGTGCATTTGGCTCCCCGGGGTGTGCAGTGTGTCCCCAGCTCTGGGGACGCAGGACCCAGCTCTTGGGGTGCATGATTGCATATCCAGCTCCCCTCAGCTGAGCACCCAGCTCCAAAGTGGCTCCCCAAAGTGTGCAGCGTGCACCCAGCTCTGGGAACACCAGATGCAGCTCCCAGGGGTGCACGGCTGCCCCTGAGGGGTAATGCCCAAACCCCCCTCCTGTGCAGCGCAGGCTGTCGGCAGCAGCTCTCCGCCCGGTGCTGCGCTGCTGGCACGGCTGCAGGGCTCCGTGCAGGCACTGCCGTGCCCGGGGACGAGCGCAGCACTCAGCCTCAATTATCTCcggtttctgttttgtttttttttttccacgaagcaaacaggaaacacatcagctattttttaatttattgttatttatattctcttttccctgctgccaATGCCCGTGCTGCCGGCAGCGGGAACCGGAGGGGCACTGGGTCTGCCCCGTCGGGGCTGAGCCCGGCCAACTCATGGCAGCAATGGTGAGGCTGAGCCCGGACAACTCATGACAGCAGTGATGAGGCTGAGCCCGGACAACTCATGACAGCAGTGATGGGGCTGAGCCCGGACAACTCGTGACAGCAATGGCGGGGCTGAGCCCGGACAAGTCGTGACAGCAGTGTCGGGACTGCAGCGCCGGCGGGCGGCGTGGAGGCGTTGCTGCAGGCTGTCGGGGGCTTTATCCCTCGGGTTTGCCAAGCGTGGGCACGGCCGGGGTTGACCCTTTGCAGCCCCCCCCGCCGCGGTCCCAGGTGAGTCCTGGGGCGCTGCTCCTCGAGATAGGGTTAAATTGGGGGTGTTTGGAGGCCGCTCGGCGCTGCCCTCGGGCAGGCGCTGTCCTGGCCGCGTGGGGCATGGAATGATGAGCTGAGACCGTCCCTGTTCGATGGGAACCTGGGTCCTGGTGTGCAAGCAGGGGGTGTGCAAGCAGAAGGTGTGCAAGGAGGAGTTGTGCAAGCAGGGGGGTGTGCAAGCAGGGGGGTGTGCAAGCAGGGGGGTGTGCAAGCAGAAGGTGTGCGAGGAGGAGTTGTGCAAGCAGGAGGTGTGCAAGCAGGGGGGTGTGCAAGCAGGTGTGCAAGGACGGGGTGTGCAAGCAGGAGTTGTGCAAGCAGGGGGATGTGCGAGCAGGGGGTGTGCGCGGGAGTGCAGGGCAGGACTGAGGTTAACCCTTTGCAATCCTCCACACCCCGGTCACGGTTGGGGTTAACCCTTTACCTCCCCAACATCCCGGTCACGGCTGGGGTTAACCCGTTGCCTCCCCAAACACCCCGGTCCCAGCCGAGTTCCGGGGTGCGAGCGGGTGCGCAGTTGGGTGCTGAGCCCGGCCGGCTCGCGGCAGCAGTGCCGGGGCTGCGGCGGGCGCTGGGCGGgccgtgccgagccgagccgagccgggcCAACCCCGCCGAGGGGGGCGGGCGGCGCCGCTTATAAAGAGGGcggcgggagcggggcgggggaaAGTGCGTCCCTTCTCGGCGCTGCGGGACCGGCCAGCGGGGCCTGCCCAGCCCCGGCGGGGCGGaacggctcggctcggctcggctcgcGGGGCATGGGCCGGCCCTGAAGGGATGGAGCGGCGGGCGCTGTGCGCGGGGCTcttctggctgctgctcccgCTCGCCCTGCTTGCCGGTgagtgggggggggaaaggagggcagGGGGTCCTGTGTTCCCCCCCGAGCCGCGGGGCGACCTCCCCATCCCGGGGGAACCGTGGGAGTCGGACGGGGGTGTGTGTCCCGTCCTGCACGGTTGTGTCCCCCCACGGGGGACCGCTCTGCATCCCCCCCCCGTCCCACGGGGGTCTTATCCTGCCCGGACAACCCCGTCCAGCCCCACGAGGGTCTTATTCTGCACAGCTTCCATCCAGCCCCGCGGGGGACTCCCAGCTCCACGCAGGATTTATCCTGCCCGGCtgtacccccccccccccgccccacggAGAACCGTCCTTCACACCACCCCTCCATGCGGGATCTATCCAGTTTGTCACCCCCTGGCCCCCCGCGGGAACTATCCTGCCCGAGTTCCAACCCCAGCCCCACGGGGGACCGTGCTGTgtcccccctccagccccacggGGGACCTTATCCTGCAcagccctccccccccccgtccTTGATGCCACTGCCCGGCAGACCCCCCCTGCCCCTCCGGGCACCCCATCCTGCACACCCCCCTGTCCTCGCCCTCACGGTGGACCAccctgtcccccctcccccctgctCAGGCGGGTCCGATCCTGCTCTTGGGCGATGCTGGCACTTCTCCGGGATGGGTGTGTGTAGAGGGGTGCGTGTCGTTATCCCTCCGGGAACAGCCAGCGGACACCGGCACTGGGCACCCGGAGGCTTTTTGGGTCTAAAACTGTCCCGATGAGGACACGGTCCTGTCACCTCGCTCACTCCTCTTGTAAGGTGGAGGGCAAAGAAGGTGCTGGAACAGCCCAGCTCCCCAGCGCAGCTGCGATGGGTGATGTGGTGATGTTTGGAGGGTACCCGGCACCCATCCTGGCTCTGTGTCCTGCCCCGGCGCTgggatggggtgctgggcaCCCccatgagctgcagcagccGCTGTGGGTTCGTGGCTGGCGAGCTGCTCCCAACCCATTTGGAGCAACGTTGGCTTTGAAGGCAGATGCGCCACCCACCGCGGCAACCGTCTGGCTACCGGCCTGGAAAATACCCGTGTCCTGGGACGCGCAGAACAAGAATTGGCTCTTTGAACCCCGGCTGCTTGGGGGACCCCATTTGGGCATTCTCCGTTTACCTAAAGGAAAAACCTCTCCGTAAACAGGATTGTTCAACGGGCTCCTTGTGCCCGGGCACGGGGAGGGTTTGGCGGCCGCTGCCGGGCTCGTGCCGCCCATGCCGGGGGATCCGCAGCCCAGGGGAGCTATGGCGTTACTTTTGGGGTGGTGTCACCCAGAAAGAGGGATGTGTGCCCAACGGGAGCTGCATCCAGCTGGGCAGCCCCTGTCCCGGCTGTGTTTTTGGGGGTGCTGCGCTGGGGTACGTGGTGCTGCCCGTGCCACTGGCGCGGGGTGAGCCTCCCCGGCAGGGGAAGTTGGTGACTGTTGAAAAAGCTTCTCTTTATTTGTTCTGCTTCATCCGAAGAGTGACTCAGTGCATCGCGCAGGATGTGAGGAGGTTAATTATAACCCTGCCTACGAACTGGGCTGGGAAGGGAAGGTGGCTCGGTCGTCCTTGCACAAGACCTCCTGG
Proteins encoded in this window:
- the CDT1 gene encoding DNA replication factor Cdt1 isoform X2, which codes for MSQLRVTDYFGRTKAAPGAPAKRGARRLKAAPASPPVPREEEEEGGPAVPPLPASPRTPSHGGCPGPRGRAGKKRGRAEMEAELPPGNRPGKAARRRLEMDRGEEPGPPAATTSLSPPAPARPPTPPTLNLAVPPPSSATRSPSQGQEQGAQPGTASPGTPRRLQREDMAALQCRLQKVKALAQLPPVPAAASTQLRSHLEKVRQLELRIRKKKEERRATLAAQPSGDTGLAAPAAEAGEKSPAYQRFHTLAQDLPPGLTLPYKFRVLAEIFRSVDTIAGMLFNRSETITFAKVKQGVQDMMRRQFEEHHMGQIKAVYPTSYRLRQEKNIPTFGNGMKKTDYQLTLEPVLGEEEKVDGRPHLSASRLLQRRKEFNRNLVNIVKQHHKAFLAALNPPMVVPEEKLTRWHPRFNVDEVPDVSPAELPQPPQEDRPSTAQEVLSSARGMLTPKMEKALANLALRSAEAGAGEPVVSKAPSPASTSSALKGVSQALLDRIRAKEAQKLQALMTRDPRQEERLTMLGRLPAMARILRNVFVAEKKQALTMEVACARMSDSYDVQMPPGEMEKHLRLFAELLPDWVGIHTIRTDIYIKLDKGKDLTLITERLNKAVKEAEAL
- the CDT1 gene encoding DNA replication factor Cdt1 isoform X1 encodes the protein MSQLRVTDYFGRTKAAPGAPAKRGARRLKAAPASPPVPREEEEEGGPAVPPLPASPRTPSHGGCPGPRGRAGKKRGRAEMEAELPPGNRPGKAARRRLEMDRGEEPGPPAATTSLSPPAPARPPTPPTLNLAVPPPSSATRSPSQGQEQGAQPGTASPGTPRRLQREDMAALQCRLQKVKALAQLPPVPAAASTQLRSHLEKVRQLELRIRKKKEERRATLAAQPSGDTGLAAPAAEAGSEKSPAYQRFHTLAQDLPPGLTLPYKFRVLAEIFRSVDTIAGMLFNRSETITFAKVKQGVQDMMRRQFEEHHMGQIKAVYPTSYRLRQEKNIPTFGNGMKKTDYQLTLEPVLGEEEKVDGRPHLSASRLLQRRKEFNRNLVNIVKQHHKAFLAALNPPMVVPEEKLTRWHPRFNVDEVPDVSPAELPQPPQEDRPSTAQEVLSSARGMLTPKMEKALANLALRSAEAGAGEPVVSKAPSPASTSSALKGVSQALLDRIRAKEAQKLQALMTRDPRQEERLTMLGRLPAMARILRNVFVAEKKQALTMEVACARMSDSYDVQMPPGEMEKHLRLFAELLPDWVGIHTIRTDIYIKLDKGKDLTLITERLNKAVKEAEAL